Proteins from a single region of Geothrix sp. PMB-07:
- a CDS encoding NeuD/PglB/VioB family sugar acetyltransferase — MSGLLIVGAGGHGKVVADIALSLGQWENIAFLDDLFPELTQVGDWKVIGKTQDANRFREDYPEAIVAIGANALRLEMLNRLIRDGFRAPVLIHPHASVSRFSTIGAGTVICSQSAVIIGSRIGRGAIVNTGASVGHDGILEDGVHVAPGVRLAGGVSVGECSWVGIGAVVKECLSIGSGVMIGAGSTIITDVPDGVTVVGSPAKVIGTRAPKAGSGKTEGVIRILDAALASDFDEWVAFWRRWPDREVSAHPAYVRLFTHAHDRVVGVVRETEAGGILFPLILRPIAAESWAGGQEQAWDAVTAYGYGGPFTWGDGRAGADAFWKAFSGWAMDQKIVSTFARLSLFPEQLLDAPMETVVDRSNVVRALQLDESALWMDYAHKVRKNVNKARQLGVEIRLDPEGAELDAFLKIYESTLDRREASGGYFFGRPFFESIIRDLEGQFMFFHAWLDGQIVSTELVLVAERNLYSFLGGTLAEAFHARPNDLLKHAVIEWGRQTGKSTFVLGGGWQEADGIFNYKLAFAPHGAVDFRVGKWVHDAEAYGRLLKRRSEWESAQGREWVPKAGFFPEYRG; from the coding sequence ATGAGCGGATTACTGATTGTCGGCGCCGGCGGCCATGGCAAGGTCGTCGCAGACATCGCCTTGTCCCTGGGGCAATGGGAGAACATCGCCTTTCTGGATGATCTCTTTCCGGAATTGACGCAGGTGGGGGACTGGAAGGTCATCGGGAAGACCCAGGATGCGAACCGGTTCCGGGAGGACTATCCCGAAGCCATCGTGGCCATTGGGGCCAACGCGCTGCGCCTCGAGATGCTGAACCGGCTGATCCGGGATGGATTCAGGGCTCCGGTGCTGATCCACCCGCATGCTTCTGTCAGTCGCTTCTCCACCATCGGGGCGGGCACGGTCATCTGCTCCCAGTCCGCAGTCATCATCGGCTCCCGCATCGGCCGCGGGGCCATCGTCAACACAGGGGCCTCGGTGGGGCATGACGGCATCCTTGAAGACGGCGTTCATGTGGCCCCCGGCGTGCGGCTGGCGGGCGGTGTGTCGGTGGGGGAATGCAGTTGGGTGGGGATTGGCGCCGTGGTCAAAGAGTGTCTATCCATCGGCAGCGGCGTGATGATTGGGGCTGGTTCCACGATCATCACGGATGTTCCGGACGGGGTGACCGTGGTGGGGTCTCCTGCGAAGGTCATCGGCACCCGGGCGCCGAAGGCGGGCTCTGGAAAGACCGAAGGGGTCATCCGGATTCTGGATGCTGCCCTGGCGTCGGATTTTGACGAATGGGTGGCGTTCTGGCGGCGCTGGCCGGATCGGGAAGTTTCGGCCCATCCGGCCTACGTGCGTCTGTTCACCCATGCCCATGACCGCGTGGTGGGCGTGGTTCGTGAAACGGAAGCGGGAGGCATCTTGTTTCCCCTCATCCTCAGGCCGATCGCTGCCGAATCCTGGGCTGGAGGGCAGGAGCAGGCCTGGGATGCCGTCACGGCCTATGGTTACGGCGGGCCATTCACCTGGGGCGATGGTCGGGCGGGTGCAGACGCGTTCTGGAAGGCCTTCTCTGGGTGGGCGATGGATCAGAAGATCGTGTCCACCTTTGCGCGGCTCTCACTCTTTCCCGAACAGTTGTTGGATGCGCCCATGGAAACTGTGGTGGACCGCAGCAATGTCGTGCGGGCCCTGCAGCTGGATGAATCAGCCCTGTGGATGGATTACGCGCACAAGGTGAGGAAGAACGTCAACAAGGCCCGGCAGCTGGGGGTCGAGATTCGCCTGGATCCCGAGGGGGCAGAACTGGATGCCTTCCTCAAGATCTATGAATCCACCCTGGATCGCCGGGAGGCCTCCGGCGGCTACTTCTTCGGCCGACCCTTCTTTGAATCGATCATTCGCGATCTCGAAGGCCAGTTCATGTTTTTCCATGCGTGGCTCGATGGGCAGATTGTGTCCACAGAACTGGTGCTGGTCGCGGAGCGAAACCTCTATTCGTTCCTGGGTGGAACCTTGGCCGAGGCCTTCCATGCCCGTCCCAATGACCTGCTAAAACACGCGGTCATCGAGTGGGGACGACAAACGGGCAAGTCCACTTTCGTGCTGGGCGGAGGCTGGCAGGAAGCCGATGGGATCTTCAACTACAAGCTGGCCTTCGCACCCCACGGGGCCGTGGATTTCCGGGTGGGGAAGTGGGTGCACGATGCGGAGGCCTATGGACGCCTCCTGAAACGCCGGAGCGAGTGGGAGTCAGCGCAAGGGCGTGAATGGGTGCCGAAGGCGGGATTCTTTCCGGAATACCGGGGGTAA